The sequence AGGTGCAGCTGAATTTCATCTCCCGGCCGCACCAGTTGCTGGAACTTCAGCACTTCCATTCCGGCAAACGGGCCGGTCAGATTCAGCAACTGCCGCCCAAGGTTCAGCGCCCATTCCACCTGCACCACACCCGGCAATACTGGTGCTTTGGGAAAGTGGCCACTGAAATAAGCCAGATCCGGCGGCACGCTCAGTTGCAGACTCCATTCGCCCTCGGTCTCGACCTGCGACAGCACTTCCGGCGCTTTCGCTCGCGGGGCAATCAGCAACGCTTCGATATCGGCCTGCGGCAGCTTGCCTTGGCTGTTCAACGGCAATTGCCGCACCAGTCGCCAGCGTCGGGGCAGGGCCAGGGCTTCGCAGTGTTGGCGCAAATGCTGGCGCAGGGTTTCAGTCAGGCTGCGACGGCCGTGCTCACGCAAGGCAAACAGGCCGGCCTCGCTGAGCACCAGTAGTGCACCGAGGGAAGCGCGGTTTTCCTGAACCACGCCCAAACGTGCTTCGGCGACCCATTCGTGGGCAACCAAGGCTTGTTCGAGCATGGGCAGCGAGATGCGTTTTTCTTCGAGTTTGACGATCCGGTCCAGCCGTCCTAGCAGTTCGAAGCGGCCATCGGCAGCGATACGCGCGGCGTCAGCGGTGTGTTCGACGTGCCCGGCAGGTAAATAAGGTGAAGCGATCAGCAGGGCGCCTTCGCTGTCCTGGCTCAGTACGACATCGGCGAACGGTTGCCACAGTTGTTCGCCTTGACGCCAGGCGATACCGCCAGTTTCCGAGCTACCGAGGATTTCCGTCGGCCATTGCTGCAAGCGTTGTTGCAGGCTCTGCGCAGCTTCAAGCGGCAACGCGCCACCGGAGGAAAACACCCGGCGCACGGCGCTGAGGGCCGGCCAGTCGAGGTTGTCGCCCATGCGTTTGAGCAACGCCGGGCTGGCGATCCAGGCGAAGGCCGGATGTTCGCGGCTGGCACGCTGCAA comes from Pseudomonas sp. RU47 and encodes:
- a CDS encoding acyl-CoA synthetase family protein; its protein translation is MNWIKLEQLLLKPVPARAISHAPALNHAQLCEQALSVAAGLQAQGVKRLAVHLEDAAELAIALLGAWRAGVSVLLPSDLQPQTRQRWSAEVDLWLTDQADDAQLSEVQQQPLAGAELDLDQCRLSLCTSGSSGEPKRIDKTLRQLANEVQALEQLWGADLGEACIIGSVATQHIYGLLFRVLWPLCAARPFVRKQLAFPEDLQRASREHPAFAWIASPALLKRMGDNLDWPALSAVRRVFSSGGALPLEAAQSLQQRLQQWPTEILGSSETGGIAWRQGEQLWQPFADVVLSQDSEGALLIASPYLPAGHVEHTADAARIAADGRFELLGRLDRIVKLEEKRISLPMLEQALVAHEWVAEARLGVVQENRASLGALLVLSEAGLFALREHGRRSLTETLRQHLRQHCEALALPRRWRLVRQLPLNSQGKLPQADIEALLIAPRAKAPEVLSQVETEGEWSLQLSVPPDLAYFSGHFPKAPVLPGVVQVEWALNLGRQLLNLTGPFAGMEVLKFQQLVRPGDEIQLHLRFDPERRKLYFAYRNDTATCSSGRILLGVEHD